A window of the Streptomyces sp. NBC_00250 genome harbors these coding sequences:
- a CDS encoding deoxyguanosinetriphosphate triphosphohydrolase, producing MEGIADSADTKGSPDITDIADIADATPGYDSAATDRWAAEPDKRPGRTAFQRDRARVLHSAALRRLAGKTQVVTPGTRGHAWDASPRTRLTHSLECAQVGRELGAALGCDPDLVEAACLSHDMGHPPFGHNGEQALNDVAKDCGGFEGNAQSLRLLTRIEPKRFVKDAEGDLVSVGLNLTRAALDAATKYPWPRGGHPEDPGSSKFGVYEDDLPVFEWIRRGAPADRKCFEAQVMDWSDDVAYSVHDFEDGLHAGHIDPNLLLAEPERADIAAVAIGRYVPEDTDPQELAEALDRLVDQEWWPHGYDGSAVAQARLKDATSQLIGRFCLAAEGATRQAYGSGRLTRYGAELVVPRETRNECAVLKAVADRYVMQRAEQEALRADQRIVVAELAEALVARAPDGLEPQFRSLFDQARDDRARKRVIVDQIASLTDASARALHARLRPHRS from the coding sequence ATGGAAGGCATCGCAGACAGCGCAGACACCAAGGGCAGCCCGGACATCACCGACATCGCCGATATCGCCGACGCCACCCCCGGCTACGACTCCGCCGCGACCGACCGCTGGGCCGCCGAGCCCGACAAACGCCCCGGACGCACCGCCTTCCAGCGCGACCGCGCCCGCGTGCTGCACTCCGCCGCGCTCCGCAGACTCGCCGGCAAGACCCAGGTCGTCACCCCCGGCACCCGGGGCCACGCCTGGGACGCCAGCCCCCGCACCCGGCTCACCCACTCCCTGGAGTGCGCCCAGGTCGGCCGGGAGCTCGGTGCCGCACTCGGCTGCGACCCGGACCTCGTCGAGGCCGCCTGCCTCTCCCACGACATGGGCCACCCGCCCTTCGGGCACAACGGCGAGCAGGCGCTCAACGACGTCGCCAAGGACTGCGGCGGCTTCGAGGGGAACGCCCAGTCGCTCCGCCTCCTCACCCGCATCGAGCCCAAGCGCTTCGTGAAGGACGCCGAGGGCGACCTCGTCAGCGTCGGGCTCAACCTCACCCGCGCCGCCCTCGACGCCGCCACCAAGTACCCGTGGCCGCGCGGCGGACACCCCGAGGACCCCGGCTCGTCCAAGTTCGGCGTGTACGAGGACGACCTGCCCGTCTTCGAATGGATCAGGCGCGGTGCCCCCGCCGACCGCAAGTGCTTCGAAGCCCAGGTCATGGACTGGTCCGACGACGTGGCCTACTCGGTCCACGACTTCGAGGACGGCCTGCACGCCGGGCACATCGACCCCAACCTCCTCCTCGCCGAGCCCGAGCGCGCCGACATCGCGGCCGTCGCCATCGGCCGCTACGTCCCCGAGGACACCGACCCGCAGGAGCTCGCCGAAGCCCTCGACCGGCTCGTCGACCAGGAGTGGTGGCCGCACGGCTACGACGGCTCGGCCGTCGCCCAGGCCCGCCTCAAGGACGCCACCAGCCAGCTCATCGGCCGCTTCTGCCTCGCCGCCGAGGGCGCCACCCGTCAGGCGTACGGCTCGGGCCGCCTCACCCGCTACGGCGCCGAACTCGTCGTCCCCCGGGAGACCCGTAACGAGTGCGCGGTCCTCAAGGCCGTCGCCGACCGGTACGTGATGCAGCGCGCCGAACAGGAGGCGCTCCGCGCCGACCAGCGCATCGTCGTCGCCGAACTCGCCGAGGCACTCGTCGCCCGCGCCCCCGACGGACTCGAACCCCAGTTCCGCTCCCTGTTCGACCAGGCCCGCGACGACCGGGCCCGCAAGCGCGTCATCGTCGACCAGATCGCCTCCCTCACCGACGCCTCCGCCCGCGCCCTCCACGCCCGCCTCCGCCCCCACCGCTCCTGA